A single Anopheles funestus chromosome 2RL, idAnoFuneDA-416_04, whole genome shotgun sequence DNA region contains:
- the LOC125760532 gene encoding gamma-aminobutyric acid receptor-associated protein encodes MKFQYKEEHPFEKRKAEGDKIRRKYPDRVPVIVEKAPKARIDDLDKKKYLVPSDLTVGQFYFLIRKRIHLRPEDALFFFVNNVIPPTSATMGSLYHEHHEEDYFLYIAYSDENVYGSTTNDNSN; translated from the exons atgaagTTCCAGTACAAGGAAGAACATCCGTTCGAGAAGCGAAAGGCTGAGGGTGACAAAATTCGACGCAAATATCCGGACCGTGTGCCC GTGATTGTGGAGAAGGCACCGAAGGCTCGCATCGATGATCTGGATAAGAAGAAGTATCTAGTCCCATCCGATCTGACCGTAGGCCAATTTTACTTCCTGATCCGCAAACGAATCCATCTGCGCCCCGAAGATGCCCTATTCTTCTTTGTAAACAACGTCATTCCGCCGACGTCGGCAACCATGGGCTCGCTGTACCATGAGCATCACGAGGAAGACTACTTCCTCTACATTGCCTACTCGGACGAAAACGTGTACGGCAGCACCACCAACGACAACAGTAACTAA
- the LOC125760499 gene encoding lysine-specific demethylase 3A, with protein MSAEDQHYLQNDYQRRWEMLQNRVTPESNRQSFPAEQQATNFVTSIAARVPPPQPPTYCTKTNATEHKRTFEQVYKDVLKKSLGTKTMGGPSRSKPVAAVVEPTPSTSRKTEEYITTVYNITPRELPSTSRKITTPGLIKANTTTGSTDGQKCSLVLPFLSTSKSTMEGITYQKAHANAYAKQLLDITKSNLHKVEMSSSSVETKKVSPRTVHVHNEPPTNCATQDKPGVGMQKVIAHGDYNRTHQEIYRLLQFHQDQRRAPNSIVKTFAPNGEPVLVSKHRTNVMLTILKPKVTSPAPAHVYGAPDITTPDHRNQSAHYNVQETNEGRRLLNLVQVATKSPTDPPPAHRVATEQSKSLLVPMPSNKPSIIPKPVNQVQGQDEALNLDTKHDTSSSSSTSSSSSTNSSSSTGVPLKESPPFYPSTVSASTPLPVQQTTALTMPNTKESYNPNVVQNIAATMPSASAIWEQIQAYNLQKLLATMQGRQAQEANKIPPVRMETNQLKQQAEVKPELIAVPRSVTTPLLTPSMIKVEYDKMVLQTIQAMKRKNSAQELDPTKKRRSYPRKKCPPEAFLQNGPCYKVASRLPRCRECGRSASARSRNASIIFCRFIAFRKLKYNEQGQLEVFGFADPFLDAKDTDTGLWSSNLEKVPADLSVEKSKFLLGQVGYKFCELFHQEKEAYFEHMAEDKTIAWKQAVHGVREMCDVCQTTLFNHHWVCSTCGFVVCIDCYKCRKNGTISVESTTKDKDTKGWLLCSATKEPHDQTLLMLTQIIPSKCLYTLVRQMHGICALLEIPLNCECPLSKEHLFRKIKDQLEFIYPITPENGNGVGGLQPSVGEVSVTIKHIEQMGYARSTTATSDPVECRIVFSQQFRDSNGQQKNDAWGMPNTDNETTKEKQSYSFDGFVSEIHTDGDHFDERLYKIPTVPPPAVEMAQESIEIKEEIKQEIVDTENIMMNDKQVDDKVVAPDETNVKVCTQDEPNSNSFVMKHENTTNSAVNGEKKDNPINPSVKDPVLTNGGSESNEDETIKNEPIDNESGPAIGNGTGDDTEVKEPVKKQKLKETVQTVPVPYSEEDRYKSSPTVDQNTFAMIIKQMVKSDKSIFERLHPHMVSRPDQLNDFAECISIGRDRVQQFVRDFLEEFIYLRGQHSNDDLTNERMIMDYNRSMRDGGLRYRNKPERKMNLITSKTIYTDVAHEWLCNGKLLRLLDPLDVHNYRIFHEQWARGQPVMVSAVSSKMDMDLWMPGSFGRDFGEDINDLINCFNGKIVRGHQMKVFWDGFEEIAERLVDERERPMMLKLKDWPPGDDFAEMMPTRFYDLMKSLPLAEYTRREGRLNLASRLTSFFVRPDLGPKMYSAYGSALHPTKGTTNLHLDISDAVNVMVYVGIPKDVPRRGYNEKIVELIDSEDCDYLTRQRIRERKELPGALWHIYHAQDADKIRALLNKIELERGGTIKPNHDPIHDQKWYLDRNMRKRLQQEYQVEGYAIVQCSGDAIFIPAGAPHQVRNLHNCIKVAEDFVSPENISHCLKLTNEFRHLSRTHSNHEDKLQIKNIIYHTVKDAVSCITIPLIRMTCPEGSEGQ; from the exons ATGTCCGCAGAAGATCAA CACTACCTGCAGAACGATTATCAACGGCGCTGGGAAATGCTGCAGAATCGCGTAACGCCCGAAAGCAACCGGCAGAGTTTTCCGGCCGAACAACAGGCAACTAATTTTGTTACATCGATAGCAGCGCGTGTACCACCACCACAGCCACCAACATATTGCACCAAAACAAATGCCACCGAACATAAACGAACGTTCGAACAGGTGTACAAGGATGTGCtgaaaaaaagtttaggtaCCAAGACTATGGGAGGTCCATCGCGTTCAAAGCCGGTGGCTGCCGTGGTAGAACCAACTCCATCCACCTCTAGGAAGACG GAAGAATACATAACAACAGTTTATAATATTACACCACGTGAGCTTCCGTCGACGTCTCGCAAAATTACAACACCCGGATTGATAAAAGCCAACACCACAACAGGATCCACGGATGGACAAAAGTGTTCCCTTGTGCTTCCTTTTCTGTCCACAAGCAAATCAACAATGGAAGGCATAACGTACCAAAAGGCACACGCGAATGCTTACGCGAAACAATTGCTGGATATTACGAAAAGTAACTTACACAAGGTAGAAATGAGTTCATCGTCGgtagaaacgaaaaaagtgAGCCCTCGTACGGTACACGTGCATAACGAACCACCAACAAATTGTGCTACG CAAGATAAGCCGGGTGTTGGGATGCAGAAAGTGATCGCTCACGGTGATTATAATAGGACGCATCAGGAAATTTATCGTCTTTTGCAGTTCCACCAAGACCAGCGAAGAGCACCGAATTCTATCGTGAAAACATTTGCCCCAAATGGTGAACCCGTCTTGGTGTCAAAACATCGTACAAACGTAATGCTAACTATACTAAAACCGAAAGTAACGTCTCCTGCACCGGCACACGTCTATGGGGCACCCGATATTACCACGCCGGATCACAGGAACCAGTCGGCACATTATAACGTGCAGGAAACTAATGAAGGTCGACGATTACTAAATCTAGTACAAGTTGCTACCAAATCTCCGACCGACCCGCCACCAGCGCATAGAGTAGCAACAGAGCAATCGAAATCATTGCTTGTCCCAATGCCAAGCAATAAGCCAAGTATTATTCCCAAACCGGTAAACCAAGTACAAGGTCAGGATGAGGCACTAAATTTAGACACGAAACACGatactagcagcagcagcagcaccagcagcagcagcagcaccaacagcagcagcagcactggTGTCCCCTTAAAGGAGTCTCCTCCATTTTATCCTTCGACTGTCTCGGCGAGTACGCCATTGCCTGTGCAGCAAACAACGGCCCTTACGATGCCGAACACGAAAGAAAGTTACAACCCGAACGTGGTACAAAATATCGCTGCTACTATGCCATCTGCCTCAGCTATAT GGGAACAAATCCAAGCGTATAACTTACAAAAACTACTGGCAACTATGCAAGGGAGGCAGGCGCAGGAAGCAAACAAGATACCACCGGTACGAATGGAAACAAATCAGTTGAAGCAGCAGGCTGAAGTGAAGCCAGAATTGATTGCAGTACCTAGGAGTGTTACTACTCCCCTATTGACCCCCTCTATGATAAAGGTAGAGTACGACAAAATGGTGCTTCAAACGATACAAGCAATGAAACGGAAGAACTCAGCGCAGGAACTAGATCCGACAAAGAAGCGCCGTTCCTATCCGAGGAAAAAATGCCCTCCGGAAGCGTTCCTGCAGAATGGACCGTGCTATAAGGTGGCCTCACGGTTACCGCGCTGCCGCGAGTGTGGCCGCTCTGCTTCAGCACGTTCCCGGAATGCGTCCATCATCTTCTGCCGTTTCATCGCGTTCCGAAAGTTGAA ATACAACGAGCAGGGACAGCTGGAAGTATTCGGGTTTGCCGATCCATTTTTGGATGCGAAAGATACAGACACGGGACTGTGGAGCTCCAATTTGGAGAAAGTGCCCGCCGATCTGTCGGTGGAAAAGTCGAAATTTTTGCTCGGTCAAGTGGGGTATAAATTTTGTGAACTTTTTCACCAAGAAAAGGAAGCATACTTTGAGCATATGGCGGAAG ATAAAACTATCGCATGGAAACAAGCGGTACACGGCGTACGAGAAATGTGCGACGTTTGTCAGACGACACTGTTTAACCATCACTGGGTTTGTTCTACGTGCGGTTTCGTTGTTTGCATTGACTGTTACAAG tGTCGCAAAAATGGTACAATTTCGGTGGAATCAACAACCAAAGACAAGGATACGAAAGGTTGGTTGCTGTGCAGTGCCACGAAAGAACCGCACGATCAAACGCTACTGATGCTGACGCAAATCATTCCCAGCAAGTGTCTGTACACGCTGGTCCGTCAAATGCACGGTATCTGTGCGCTGCTCGAGATTCCACTAAACTGTGAGTGTCCGCTAAGCAAAGAGCATTTGTTCCGCAAGATTAAGGACCAGCTGGAATTTATCTATCCGATCACGcctgaaaatggaaatggtgtGGGGGGATTGCAACCCTCGGTCGGAGAGGTATCGGTTACTATAAAGCATATCGAGCAGATGGGATACGCTAGAAGCACCACGGCTACGAGTGATCCAGTTGAGTGCCGGATTGTCTTTTCACAGCAGTTCCGTGACAGCAACGGACAGCAAAAGAACGATGCATGGGGTATGCCGAATACGGACAATGAAACGACCAAGGAAAAGCAAAGCTATAGCTTTGATGGGTTCGTTAGCGAAATTCATACCGATGGTGACCATTTCGATGAACGATTGTACAAGATTCCTACCGTGCCCCCACCTGCTGTTGAAATGGCACAGGAAAGCATTGAAATTAAGGAAGAAATCAAACAAGAGATAGTTGATACCGAAAACATAATGATGAATGATAAACAAGTGGACGACAAGGTTGTTGCACCAGATGAAACCAATGTTAAGGTTTGCACTCAGGACGAACCCAACTCAAACAGCTTCGTAATGAAGCACGAAAACACAACTAACAGTGCAGTAAACGGAGAAAAGAAAGACAACCCGATTAATCCCTCCGTAAAAGATCCGGTCTTAACAAACGGAGGTAGTGAAAGTAATGAAGACGAGACtataaaaaatgaaccaaTAGACAATGAATCGGGGCCAGCGATTGGAAATGGTACAGGTGACGATACAGAGGTAAAGGAAccggtaaaaaaacaaaagctaaaagAAACGGTACAAACGGTTCCAGTTCCTTACAGCGAAGAGGATCGGTACAAATCGTCACCCACAGTAGATCAAAACACGTTCGCCATGATTATCAAACAGATGGTGAAATCAGACAAAAGTATTTTCGAACGGTTGCACCCGCACATGGTAAGCAGACCGGACCAGCTGAACGATTTTGCCGAATGTATTAGCATCGGGCGCGATCGTGTGCAGCAGTTTGTGCGCGACTTTTTGGAGGAATTTATTTACCTCCGGGGACAGCACAGTAACGACGACCTGACGAACGAAAGGATGATTATGGATTACAATCGTAGCATGAGGGATGGTGGACTAAGGTACAGGAACAAGCCCGAACGTAAAATGAATCTGATCACCTCGAAAACGATCTACACGGACGTTGCCCACGAGTGGCTGTGCAATGGGAAGCTGTTACGGTTGCTTGATCCGCTGGATGTGCACAACTATCGCATCTTCCACGAGCAATGGGCACGGGGCCAACCGGTGATGGTGTCAGCAGTATCGAGCAAGATGGATATGGACCTCTGGATGCCGGGATCGTTCGGGCGCGATTTCGGCGAAGATATAAACGATCTGATCAACTGTTTCAACGGTAAGATTGTTCGCGGGCACCAGATGAAGGTGTTTTGGGATGGGTTCGAAGAGATTGCCGAACGTTTGGTGGACGAGCGCGAACGACCGATGATGCTGAAGCTGAAGGATTGGCCGCCGGGTGATGATTTCGCCGAAATGATGCCGACAAGGTTTTACGATCTCATGAAATCGCTCCCGCTGGCCGAATACACACGTCGAGAAGGACGGCTGAATCTAGCCAGCCGGTTGACCAGCTTTTTCGTGCGACCCGATCTCGGCCCAAAGATGTACAGTGCGTATGGGTCGGCGTTGCATCCCACCAAGGGTACCACCAATCTGCATCTGGACATTTCCGACGCGGTCAACGTGATGGTGTACGTGGGCATTCCGAAGGACGTACCGAGGAGAGGGTACAACGAGAAGATCGTGGAACTGATCGATTCGGAGGACTGCGATTATTTGACGCGGCAGCGTATACGGGAGCGGAAGGAGTTGCCGGGTGCTCTCTGGCACATCTATCATGCGCAGGATGCGGACAAGATTCGTGCGCTGCTGAACAAGATAGAGCTGGAGCGTGGTGGCACGATCAAGCCGAACCACGATCCGATACACGATCAAAAGTGGTACCTCGATCGAAACATGCGCAAACGTTTGCAGCAGGAGTACCAAGTGGAGGGATACGCGATCGTGCAGTGTTCCGGCGATGCCATATTTATACCGGCCGGGGCACCGCATCAGGTGCGCAACCTGCACAACTGCATCAAGGTGGCGGAGGATTTCGTGTCGCCCGAAAACATTTCCCACTGCTTAAAGCTAACGAACGAGTTCCGCCATCTCAGCAGAACGCACTCGAACCACGAAGATAAGCTACAGATAAAGAATATTATTTACCACACGGTAAAAGATGCGGTGTCGTGCATAACGATTCCACTAATTAGGATGACCTGCCCCGAAGGTAGCGAGGGACAATAA
- the LOC125760515 gene encoding ribosomal RNA processing protein 1 homolog, which translates to MVVKEDSTLTDSATSNQKMNNASATDKSSIISQEIKFARALAGNNPKLRRKVLKNLKTWLSTRSQSTFVFSDVDFLRLWKGLFYCMWMSDKPLVQEELAESLGSLVRCFDHVVPVAMQFFKAFLITMCNEWFGIDRWRMDKFMMLVRRVTRQAMFALHESGWQKEHVELFKQIIDTTILNSDTASYGLMNHFNDLFLNELAKVSDGNISKETVKQILEVFVIAVLRTDDETISRSIRKNIFYALMQQSDVGQEFEEKFELWKSTNFVAGNIHNVEFMTEDDAEGEENGEEQDNEQQEETAETKSEEEEDLVEMEDEASDEGEDTEKVYDPRAGRVSVDIPQIEFDPQDLIDLIEKYRYKSFVRTKCKKLAIELLKQFTKLTKGVYPIGVKHMPSINPQKFAVDIDQTVEELETFRTQLVGGKKKSSRELKTERKLKYRLEREKKLAMAQAKAAKEDENNETVDSSNTENESNTVIDASSASEERTGKTKKRRNREGKMDPATIRRNAKLELLARKKAEKLQLLKERLKKKSKSAEFGETDVVPELVPIVEESTPSTVPVKEKQISAPGSEEKTPQKSKEKSATISNKKHRVDEKSTPNSKPFQTKDEWSEPLKEGEEEYFIPSRKSKLSAKQQKTPTAVAKTTSLKRTATNGLRDADEDEPTTPARKRVKIALNKNVAQDLVEHIKQVKSSPQLPFDSSKKPSKSLLKPNLIPSPINPFYKKKIGLQ; encoded by the exons ATGGTAGTCAAGGAGGACAGTACACTCACGGACAGTGCAACATCAAACCAGAAGATGAACAACGCCAGCGCTACCGATAAATCGTCCATCATATCGCAGGAAATCAAGTTCGCAAGAGCCCTTGCTGGCAACAATCCTAAACTACGCCGCAAGGTGTTGAAAAATCTGAAGACATGGCTTTCCACACGCAGCCAAAGCACATTCG TTTTCAGTGATGTGGACTTTTTGCGTCTTTGGAAGGGTTTGttttactgcatgtggatgtCTGACAAACCGCTGGTGCAGGAAGAGCTGGCCGAATCGCTTGGCTCTCTTGTTCGCTGCTTTGATCACGTTGTTCCGGTAGCGATGCAATTTTTCAAGGCTTTTCTCATTACGATGTGCAACGAATGGTTCGGAATCGATCGCTGGCGGATGGATAAGTTCATGATG CTAGTCCGTCGGGTAACGCGGCAAGCAATGTTTGCATTGCACGAAAGCGGCTGGCAGAAGGAACATGTAGAGTTGTTTAAGCAAATCATCGATACGACTATACTGAATAGCGATACGGCCTCGTACGGCTTGATGAACCATTTCAATGATCTATTTCTGAACGAGCTGGCTAAAGTTTCGGATGGGAACATATCGAAGGAAACGGTAAAACAGATACTGGAAGTGTTTGTAATAGCTGTACTTCGGACGGATGATGAAACGATCAGTCGTTCGATCAGGAAAAACATATTCTACGCGTTGATGCAGCAGTCCGATGTGGGACAGGAGTTTGAGGAGAAGTTTGAGCTGTGGAAAAGCACTAACTTCGTTGCGGGCAACATCCACAATGTAGAGTTCATGACGGAAGATGATGCGGAAGGGGAAGAGAACGGCGAAGAGCAGGACAATGAACAGCAAGAAGAAACTGCAGAAACAAaatcagaagaagaagaagacctGGTGGAGATGGAAGATGAAGCAAGCGATGAAGGCGAGGATACGGAAAAGGTGTATGATCCTCGGGCCGGTCGCGTAAGCGTCGATATACCTCAGATTGAATTTGATCCGCAGGACTTAAtcgatttgattgaaaagtacCGTTACAAATCGTTCGTACGTACTAAGTGCAAGAAGCTAGCGATCGAGCTGTTGAAGCAATTTACCAAGTTGACCAAAGGTGTGTACCCGATCGGAGTGAAGCACATGCCAAGCATCAACCCGCAAAAATTCGCAGTAGACATCGACCAGACGGTGGAGGAATTGGAAACATTTCGCACACAGCTGGttggtggaaagaaaaaaagttctagAGAATTGAAGACGGAGCGAAAGTTAAAATATAGACTAGAACGTGAAAAGAAGCTTGCCATGGCGCAGGCGAAAGCTGCAAAAGAggatgaaaataatgaaacggTCGATAGCAGCAACACGGAAAATGAATCGAATACCGTCATAGATGCATCCAGCGCATCAGAGGAAAGAACGGGCAagacaaaaaagagaagaaatcgTGAGGGCAAAATGGATCCGGCCACGATACGTAGAAATGCGAAACTGGAACTGTTGGCACGCAAGAAGGCAGAAAAGTTGCAGCTTCTGAAGGAAcggctgaagaagaaaagtaaatCGGCAGAGTTTGGTGAAACTGACGTTGTCCCAGAATTGGTACCAATTGTGGAAGAAAGCACACCATCGACGGTTCCTGTAAAGGAGAAGCAGATTTCAGCACCAGgtagtgaagaaaaaacgccTCAAAAGAGCAAAGAGAAATCTGCTACGATTAGCAACAAAAAGCATCGGGTCGATGAAAAATCTACCCCGAACAGTAAACCGTTCCAAACGAAGGACGAATGGTCTGAACCGCTAAAAGAAGGCGAGGAAGAATATTTCATTCCCTCGCGTAAGTCGAAGTTGTccgcaaagcagcaaaaaacaccGACCGCAGTAGCGAAGACGACGAGCCTCAAGCGGACAGCAACCAATGGGTTGCGCGATGCGGACGAGGACGAACCAACCACACCGGCAAGAAAGCGGGTTAAGATTGCACTTAACAAAAACGTTGCCCAGGATCTGGTGGAACACATCAAGCAGGTGAAAAGTTCGCCCCAGCTGCCATTCGATTCCAGCAAAAAGCCCTCGAAAAGTTTGCTGAAGCCGAACCTCATACCCAGCCCGATAAATCCATTCTACAAGAAAAAGATTGGTTTGCAGTAA
- the LOC125760534 gene encoding dolichol kinase, protein MNSFYKTRPGASPGWWLCCLLPACYAATIWRPYQQDHQQHLPRDYKRTVLMTFGLLLQSLVIRGSLESRWNRGQAFLLTLLVAAFSWVLFTVCLKENVVFASVSGLVPIVLYDKLYFTILKSIPKSFSYGEGFIVAQGTVTFVYCTFLQLPLVIFRPDAPYTELQMIYAILQIGLLGILLLVWATYSFTWLRKTIPFWIALGITSILVALCPIGKQPAVTRLALFFVNDIQTIVATGMYLQLLLLTVSFIMWQFNYGRRTTTATRKVFHLLVVLVYGPGLWYQCRLLYLASGLMLAVLIVLEMARLIQLAPVANVLSVAVNLFIDEKDAGAVALTPIYLLVGCSLPLWLHPVPCDLTNSSGLQMLTLSAGVLSIGIGDTAASVVGYHFGRHKWHASTNKSVEGTVASVLLQALAIGVLYHIGVIHLTVSRAAYAGVAVIVNALVESRTDQIDNLVLPLITYLILVSSS, encoded by the exons ATGAATAGTTTCTACAAAACACG ACCCGGTGCTAGCCCCGGTTGGTGGCTATGCTGCTTGTTGCCGGCCTGCTATGCAGCAACTATTTGGCGCCCTTATCAGCAGGATCATCAACAACACTTGCCACGAGATTACAAACGCACGGTACTCATGACCTTTGGACTGTTGCTGCAGTCACTGGTCATCCGTGGCAGTTTGGAATCCCGCTGGAACCGTGGACAAGCCTTTCTGCTTACGCTTCTGGTTGCTGCTTTCAGTTGGGTTCTGTTTACAGTGTGCCTAAAGGAAAATGTTGTATTCGCTAGCGTTAGTGGATTGGTTCCGATCGTTCTGTACGATAAGCTTTATTTTACTATACTTAAATCGATACCTAAGAGCTTCAGCTATGGGGAAGGCTTCATAGTAGCGCAAGGTACTGTTACGTTTGTCTACTGCACATTCCTACAGTTGCCCCTCGTAATATTTCGACCGGATGCACCGTACACTGAATTGCAAATGATATATGCTATTCTACAG ATCGGTTTACTGGGAATACTGTTGCTCGTATGGGCGACATACTCCTTCACATGGCTTCGGAAAACAATTCCATTTTGGATCGCACTCGGCATCACAAGCATTCTGGTGGCCTTATGTCCCATCGGCAAACAGCCTGCAGTTACTCGCTTAGCACTGTTCTTCGTGAACGACATACAAACGATAGTGGCGACCGGAATGTATCTGCAGCTTTTGCTGCTTACCGTGTCATTCATCATGTGGCAGTTTAATTATGGACGCCGCacgacaacagcaacaagaaaaGTGTTCCACCTCCTAGTCGTACTGGTGTACGGTCCGGGACTGTGGTATCAGTGCCGGTTGCTGTACCTAGCTAGCGGTCTTATGCTTGCCGTATTGATTGTACTAGAG ATGGCTCGCCTGATACAGCTAGCTCCTGTAGCGAACGTTCTCAGCGTTGCGGTAAATTTGTTCATCGACGAAAAGGATGCGGGTGCCGTGGCCCTTACACCAATATACCTTCTGGTGGGTTGCTCTTTACCGCTTTGGTTGCACCCCGTGCCGTGTGATTTAACCAACTCGAGCGGTCTGCAGATGCTCACCCTTTCGGCCGGTGTACTTTCGATCGGCATAGGTGACACAGCCGCCAGTGTGGTTGGATACCATTTCGGACGACACAAATGGCACG cttccACGAATAAATCCGTCGAAGGTACGGTTGCGTCAGTGTTGCTGCAAGCACTGGCCATCGGTGTACTATACCACATCGGTGTGATACATCTGACGGTAAGCAGGGCAGCTTATGCTGGTGTTGCAGTAATAGTGAATGCCCTCGTCGAATCGCGAACGGATCAGATCGACAATTTGGTGCTTCCGCTAATTACCTACCTGATACTTGTTAGTTCCTCCTGA